A genome region from Bemisia tabaci chromosome 3, PGI_BMITA_v3 includes the following:
- the ATPCL gene encoding ATP-citrate synthase: MSAKAISEATGKDIINRNLAAGTAAAKCKFAAIHESSSWDDVVGKEPWLQSSPLVAKPDQLIKRRGKLGLIKVNTDFKGAKSWIQERMGKDQQIGKATGKLRSFIIEPFIPHKDDEEAYVCIYSHRFADTILFHHQGGVDIGDVDAKALKLDVPVGKSITADEIQKHLLKNVVPAKQKMVATFVAALFKMYQDLYFTYLEINPLVVTNDTIYILDLAAKLDATADFICRASWGSVVYPPPFGRDAYPEEAYIADLDSKSGASLKLTILNKKGRIWTMVAGGGASVVYSDTICDLGGASELANYGEYSGAPSEQQTYEYAKTILSLMTQEKHPQGKVLITGGGIANFTNVAATFKGIVTALTEFQSKLIEHNISIYVRRAGPNYQEGLRIIREVGQTLGIPLFVFGPETHMTAIVGMALGKKPIPKVTEQEFATANFLLPGGQSENKPSTLSRQDSATLNSSSPSTPPVSCSLSPSKPLFTNKTKAIVWGMQTRAVQSMLDFDFVCRRPEPSVACIVYPFTGDHKLKFYWGHKEVLIPVYKKMEDAMNKHKTADVMVNFASLRSAYDSTVETLSFPQIRTIAIIAEGIPENLTRKLILLAKEKNVSIIGPATVGGLKPGCFKIGNTGGMMDNILHSKLYRPGSVAYVSRSGGMSNELNNIISKATNGVYEGVAIGGDRYPGTVFMDHIMRYQADPEIKMIVLLGEVGGIEEYDVCQALKDKRLTKPLIAWCIGTCAGMFTSEVQFGHAGSCANSDRETATAKNAALKASGAFVPESFDSLGETINEVYVSLVKNGTIVPQPEVPPPTVPMDYSWARELGLIRKPASFMTSICDERGQELLYAGMPISDVLKQNMGIGGVISLLWFQRSLPAYVCKFFEMCLMVTADHGPAVSGAHNTIVCARAGKDLVSSLVSGLLTIGDRFGGALNEAAKQFTDAYDSGLIPMEFVNTMRKKGQLIMGIGHRVKSINNPDMRVKIIKEFVLENFPATPILNYALEVEKITTSKKPNLILNVDGCIAVAFCDLLRHSGSFTREEAQEYIDMGSINGLFVLGRTIGFVGHFMDQKRLKQGLYRHPWDDISYVLPEQYN, encoded by the exons ATGTCGGCAAAAGCGATCAGTGAAGCGACTGGTAAAGATATAATCAATCGGAACTTAGCTGCTGGCACAGCAGCAGCCAAATGCAAATTTGCAGCAATACATGAATCCTCCAGTTGGGATGATGTCGTAGGCAAGGAGCCATGGCTACAAAGCTCA CCTCTAGTTGCTAAGCCCGATCAGTTAATcaaaaggagaggaaaattaGGATTGATCAAAGTAAACACTGACTTCAAAGGAGCAAAATCATGGATCCAAGAAAGAATGGGCAAAGATCAACAG ATCGGAAAAGCCACCGGAAAACTCCGTAGTTTCATTATTGAGCCTTTCATTCCTCACAAAGAT GATGAAGAGGCATACGTTTGTATTTACTCTCATCGGTTTGCTGACACCATCCTCTTCCATCATCAAGGAGGAGTTGATATCGGTGATGTAGATGCTAAGGCTCTCAAATTAGATGTACCTGTTGGAAAATCGATCACGGCTGATGAAATCCAAAAGCACCTTCTAAAAAATGTTGTTCCTGCAAAACAAAA GATGGTCGCAACATTTGTTGCCGCCTTATTCAAAATGTACCAGGATTTATACTTCACATATCTGGAAATCAATCCATTGGTTGTGACGAACGACACAATTTACATCCTAGATTTAGCAGCCAAGCTTGATGCCACCGCTGATTTCATTTGTAGAGCATCCTGGGGTAGCGTAGTGTATCCACCTCCTTTCGGACGAGATGCTTACCCTGAAGAAGCTTACATCGCAGATTTAGATTCCAAAAGTGGTGCTTCCCTCAAG CTAACCATTTTAAACAAGAAAGGCCGTATCTGGACCATGGTTGCTGGTGGTGGAGCTTCCGTAGTCTACAGTGACACAATTTGTGATCTTGGCGGCGCTAGTGAATTAGCTAACTATGGAGAATACAGTGGAGCCCCATCAGAACAACAAACCTATGAATACGCCAAAACAATCCTGTCCTTGATGACACAGGAAAAACACCCGCAAGGGAAA GTCCTTATCACTGGAGGAGGTATTGCCAACTTCACTAATGTCGCAGCTACATTCAAGGGTATTGTGACTGCTTTAACCGAATTCCAGTCAAAACTCATTGAACACAACATATCAATTTATGTCCGAAGAGCAGGTCCCAACTACCAAGAAGGTCTCAG GATCATCCGAGAAGTTGGACAAACCTTAGGAATTCCCTTGTTTGTTTTTGGACCGGAAACACACATGACTGCAATCGTCGGTATGGCTCTAGGCAAGAAACCCATTCCAAAAGTAACCGAACAAGAATTCGCCACTGCCAATTTTTTGTTACCAGGAGGACAGAGTGAG AACAAACCTAGTACCTTAAGCCGCCAAGACTCAGCAACTCTCAACAGTTCATCGCCCTCAACACCACCTGTCTCATGTAGCTTGAGCCCCAGCAAACCTCTATTCACTAACAAAACGAAAGCCATAGTTTGGGGTATGCAAACTCGAGCGGTTCAG aGTATGCTTGATTTCGACTTTGTTTGTCGGAGGCCTGAACCATCTGTAGCATGTATTGTTTATCCTTTCACTGGCGACCACAAGCTCAAATTCTACTGGGGCCACAAAGAAGTCCTCATTCCAG tctaCAAAAAAATGGAAGATGCCATGAACAAACATAAAACAGCTGATGTAATGGTCAACTTTGCTTCATTGCGATCAGCTTATGACAGTACTGTAGAAACTCTTAGCTTCCCTCAA ATACGCACAATTGCCATCATTGCTGAGGGAATCCCTGAAAATCTCACTAGGAAATTAATATTATTGGCAAAAGAAAAGAATGTGTCCATCATTGGACCAGCAACAGTAGGAGGCCTGAAACCTGGCTGTTTCAAAATTGGAAACACTGGTGGTATGATGGACAACATCTTGCACTCAAAACTGTACCGGCCAGGAAG TGTTGCTTACGTCTCGAGGTCTGGAGGTATGTCCAACGAACTGAACAACATTATCTCTAAGGCAACTAATGGTGTGTACGAAGGTGTTGCTATCGGAGGTGATAGATACCCCGGAACTGTATTCATGGACCACATTATGAGATATCAGGCTGACCCAGAG ATCAAAATGATTGTTCTATTGGGAGAAGTTGGTGGTATTGAAGAATACGATGTCTGTCAAGCTTTGAAGGACAAGCGATTGACCAAACCCCTCATTGCTTGGTGTATCGGAACTTGTGCGG GTATGTTCACCTCAGAAGTTCAATTTGGCCATGCCGGTTCTTGTGCTAACTCAGATAGGGAAACTGCAACTGCCAAGAATGCTGCCCTCAAGGCTTCAGGAGCCTTCGTACCAGAATCATTCGACAGTTTGGGCGAAACCATTAATGAAGTATATGTTTCACTCGTCAAGAACGGCACAATTGTTCCTCAGCCTGAGGTTCCTCCTCCAACTGTTCCTATGGATTACTCTTGGGCCAGa GAATTAGGTCTAATTAGGAAACCAGCTTCGTTTATGACTAGTATATGTGATGAAAGAGGCCAAGAATTATTGTACGCTGGAATGCCCATCAGTGAT GTATTGAAACAAAATATGGGAATTGGTGGAGTTATCTCTCTTCTGTGGTTCCAACGGTCTTTACCTGCATACGTTTGTAAATTCTTTGAAATGTGTCTAATGGTCACAGCCGATCATGGTCCTGCTGTATCTGGTGCTCATAATACCATCGTCTGTGCCAGAGCTGGAAAAGATCTAGTTTCCTCGCTCGTCTCAGGTTTACTCACAATT GGTGACAGATTTGGTGGTGCCCTAAATGAAGCAGCGAAACAGTTCACGGATGCCTACGATTCAGGACTCATCCCAATGGAATTTGTGAATACCATGAGGAAGAAGGGTCAACTTATCATGGGTATTGGTCACAGAGTTAAATCG ATAAACAACCCTGACATGAGAgtaaaaattatcaaagaaTTTGTATTAGAAAATTTTCCGGCCACTCCAATTCTCAATTACGCCTTAgaagtggaaaaaattacaacatctAAGAAACCAAACCTAATTTTAAACGTTGATGGCTGCATTGCTGTTGCATTCTGTGATTTACTAAGGCACAGTGGTAGCTTCACAAG GGAAGAGGCTCAAGAATACATAGATATGGGATCAATCAACGGTCTTTTCGTCTTGGGTAGAACCATCGGTTTTGTTG GACATTTCATGGACCAGAAGCGATTGAAACAAGGACTGTACCGCCACCCATGGGACGACATCTCTTATGTATTACCTGAACAATACAATTAG